In Natranaerobius thermophilus JW/NM-WN-LF, the genomic stretch TGTACATGTAAACGGAAATAAGTGAACTATTCCACTGCAACCTTCTTTAGCTTTTAAAACAGCTTCACCAATGGATTCCTGACCATGGCCACCAACAAATCTTTTTATATATGGTCTAGCCTCCTTAATAACTGAATTACTCCTGTTTAAACCAAAAGGACCTAATATAATATTATCTCTAATCCAATCGCTGAGATAAATTCCTCTTTCTACTTCTACACCATATTGCCCTAAAACCTTTTCAATTTCCATATTGGCTGTATTTTCAATGATCATAAAAATTTCCCCTACTAAAGCAACTTTTACTGGATTATTGTCCTTATTAACTAGCTTTAATAATTCTGTTCTAGTTGTTTGATACCCCTCATTTAACGCTGATACATTTTGAAAATCTACAATTTTTTCTTTAAATTGATTTTCAAGGTAATCCACATCTTTATGCATATTGGTTCTCGGTCTAACATAGTTTAACAATTTATTAAGATCATCTAAAATTTTTATTTTATGGAAGGTTGTTCGTAAAGCATGTATAATAGTTTTCCAGTCATTATTATTACGTAGTTTGCCTAAATCTTTAATTGTTTTGTTAAAATTTCCGGCAGCAGGTGGGTCTACCACTATTATATCAAAATTGTAGTTCAGGCTTTCTAGAATTTGCTTTTCAACTACTGCGTAATATCCGAATCTACAAGGACCTACACCACCTAACATGGCAATAGTATCGGCACCTTGCTCAAAAGCTTCAATAAAGTTTCCTACATTAATTTTCAAAGGGAAACAAGCAAATTCTGGAGAATACTTTGAACCTAATTCTATTGTTTTTTGAGTAATGGGTGGTGGAGGTATAACTTCAAAGCCTAAACTCTTAAATAATGACATCATAGGTAAAAATAAGCTGCCCATATGGGGAAAAGTTATTTTCATATAGCTTGTTTCCTCCTTCTCAGCATATCGATAAAAGCTTCTAAACGTGTAATAACTCCTGATTTTCCCGTGTGTTCATCTAAAGTGAGTATCAATAAGGGAATGTTATGTTTTGCGCATTCTCGTTCACATATCTCGATAATAAGTGAATCTGGACCACAACCAAAGGCAACCGGGATAATAATTCCATCTACTTCTCTAGTTTCAACCTGTCTTAAGACAGCCCCCAATATTTCTTCACCAAAAGTCCAAAAAGTTGGTTTGTAAAGTAATGACAGACCATTTTTCAGTTCTTCTCTAGTATACATTTCACATGTAATAGCTTTAATATTACAGTCAGATAGATAATTTATTAGACCCATATTAATAAAATCATCATTGACATTATATGTATGGCCAAAAACTCCTATCCTCATCTCGGGAGCTCGCTCTAATATCTCCCTCCTATTTTTGTCAATACTTTGTGACAACAACTCAGAAGGTAATTGGCCCTCTTTTAACTTGTTTGTGTAAATGGATTGATTTTTTTTTGCTTTTTGGAATGCAGACCATAGCTGATATTTTGGACTTTGCAACAAATCACTTAGATACATTAACTGTTTTGCAAAATGCCAGTTCCCTTTTTTAAAATTGATCTCTATATCGATAATTGACTCTGGTGAGATTGTGTTTGAGGAAATTAAAATATCTGATAATGCAAAGAGTTTGGGACAATAAAAAGTGTTTTTGTCCACACTTACTACTCGCGGCATAAAAACTCGATCAACATTACCTACCAGGTCTAAAACGTGACCAAAATAAACCTTTACAGGCAAACATACATCGTCAACTGCAGTTTTAACGCCTTTATTTAAAATCTCTTTATTCGTTTTTTTAGATATATGTACTTTGTGACCTAAGCTCTCAAAAAAAGTCTTCCAAAATGGAAAATAATCATAGTACAGTAAAGCTCTTGGAATTCCTATATTCATCACTATTCCTCCTGTAATAACATCGCCTCTGCATTGCCTTAGCCTAAGTGCTTATCCTTTGGGATCAAAAATCAGGGCCATAAAAAAACCAAATATAATTGCTGCTGTGATGCCAGTACTAGTTAATTCAAACATTCCTGTTAGCACTCCGATAACACCAAATCTAGCAGCTTCGGCAATTGCACCCTGTACTAAAGAATTTCCAAAACTAGCTATCGGAATAAAGGCTCCAGCACCAGCAAATTCAATTAAAGGTTCATAAAGATTTAATCCTGAAGCAATTCCACCACCTACGACAAAGGTTACTAAAACATGAGCTGGAGTCATTCTAGTTAGATCTAACAATAACTGACCAACTATACAGAATAAACCTCCCACAAAAAAAGCTGTTAAATAACTACCCATTTGAATCACCAATCTTTTGTTGTTCTAAAGCAACTGCATGACAAATTGTGGGAATAGTTATATTTTGTTGAACAATTTGAGGGTTATGTAAAGCACCAGTAGCCATAACAAGAGCCCGATTTATTTTATTGTTCTGAAATAAATTGTAGATATAGCTGTAAGTAACTACTGCTGAACAAGCACATCCGCTAGCCCCAGCGTGTACATCTTGATTACTATCAAAAATCATAACACCACAATCATAATGGTTATCTTGAACATTTATTCCATCATTTTCACAAAGTTCTTTAAACATAGTAGTACCCTGTATTCCCAAATCTCCAGTCACGATCATGTCGTAGTCAGTTACGTTCTGTCCAGTATCAGATAAATGTTGTTTTAAAGTATCATAAGCAGCTGGAGCCATGGCTGATCCTAGGTCATAGGCATCTGAAACTCCCCAATCCATTACTTTACCTGGTGTAACATAGGAAACATAAGGTCCATTACCTTGATGAGAAATTATGGCAGCTCCGCCACCTGAAACTGTCCATTGAGCATAAGGTGGTCGCTGACCTCCATATTCAGTCGGAAATCTAAACTGTCTCTCTAAACCTTTATTATGGCTAGATGTGGCTGTTAAAACATTTGAAGCCATTCCTCCATCAACCATGATTGAGGATAGTAGTAAACCCTCGGCCATAGTAGAACAAGCACCAAATAACCCAAAATATGGTATTTGTAATTTTTTTGCTACTAAATTAGATGATACTGTCTGATTTAATAAGTCACCAGAGAAAAGATAATCTATTTGATTTAAGTCGAGTTTCGCATTTCCCAAAGCATGCTGGCAAGCTCTATACAAAAATTCACTTTCTGCTTGTTCCCAACTTGACATTCCAAGTAGCTCATCTTGAGTTATCTCATGAAAATTTATAGCTAAAGGACCATTCCCTTCCTTTGGTCCAACTACTGTTCCCGTACCTTTAATCGTCGGACTATATTGTAGATAACTAGTCTGTTGACCAATTTTTTTCCTGGCGGCATGTGAACTCATCTTACTGCTCCTTTCAATATTAAATTATTGCTGAAATCAGACCAATAATAAAAGCTGTCACCACTCCATAGACGATGACAGAACCGGCCAATATAAACATTTTCGAAGCGACTCCTAGAACATATCCTTCTCTTTTAAATTCTAAAGCAGACGATGTTATTGAATTAGCAAAACCAGTTACTGGTACAGCAGTACCTGCACCCGCAAATTTGGCTATTTTATCAAAAACTCCTAATCCAGTTGCTAAAGCTGCTAAAAATATAATTGTTGCCACAGCTGGGTCTACCGCATCTTCTTGACTATAACCGATATACATATAAAGATTATATATTGCCTGACCTAGAACACAAATTAATCCACCAACTACAAAAGCATTTAAAACATTCTTCAATAATGGAGGTTTGGGATGTTTTTCTTTTGCTAACTGACTATAATTTTGTTGAATGCGTTTATCCATAATCATCACCTCTACAATATATTCTTTCATGGTATCCATGAACTATACATAAAAAAGCACCCAACTAAATATTTGGGTGCGCTTACATTTCAGATAAGTTAAATTATTTTTTTATACCAAAAGCTACTTTTACATTAGCTTTATATTCTACCAATCTACCATTATCTACATCTGCTGTCATATTGTAAACTTCCACACCAGCGATATTGTCAATGGTTTTAGAAGCTTCATGAACAGCATTTTCAATAGCTTGTTCCCAACTTTCCGTTGATTCGCCAACTAATTCTACTACTTTTACGGTATCCAAATTGTTACCTCCTTTGCCATCTTTATTCATAGTTTTTCACATAAAGTTCTAGTTATACTATAATAATTAATTATCAATTAAATCACGCTGTAAGTTATTGAGAATACGGCGTTCCATTCTCGAAACCTGAACTTGTGACATCCCTAGTATTACTCCAGTCTCTTGTTGACTTTTTTCCAAAAAATATCTCAAAACAATTAATCTTCTCTTTTTTTGATCCAGTTTTTTCAGTAATTCTTGAATTGTTAATTCATTATGAATTTTAGCATCAAAAGAGTTATCGGGAATAGTATCAATCAGAGCTTTCTCGCTTTCGTGATTATGCTCATCAGATACTGGTTTATCTAAAGAAATCAATTCTTGATTAGCTTCTTCAGCAGTTGCCAGTTCTTCTTTTGATACTTCTAACTCGTCTGCTACTTCACTAATAGTTGGCTCTCTACGCAATTTAAGAGTTAACCATCTTTTGACTTCTTTAGAGCGATTAAATAATTCTTTAAGATTTCTACTTACTTTTATTGGATGGTCATCACGCAAAAAAGTTTTAATTTCACCAATAATCAAAGGAACTGCATAGGTCGAAAATCTCACTTCTTTACGATAATCAAATTTATCAATAGCCTTAATCAATCCCATTAAACCAAGTTGAGTTAAATCTTCTTCTTCGATGCCAGAACCTACAAATCTTTTCACAACTGATTTTACCAAATTAATGTTTTCCTCTATAATTATCTTTCTCGCTTCTCTATCTCCTTTTTGTTGCCATTTCTTGATTAATTCAATAGTATTATCAGTTGCTTTATGATATTTATGAGTATTTGCCCTCATAACAATTACTCCTTAATTGAAGAACTAAATTTTTTCTTCATTCTCACAGTTGTTCCCTGATTCAAATTAGAAGTGATCTCCACAGAATCCATAAAATTTTCCATTATAGTGAAGCCCATTCCCGAACGTTCTAATTCTGGCCTAGTGGTATATAAAGGTTCTTTGACTTTATTCAAGTTGCTAATGCCTACTCCATAATCTTGAATTTCTAAAAATAATTCATCGTCTTCAATTTTTGCAATAATCTTTATTTCACCAATTTCATCGGGATATCCATGAATAGTACTGTTTGTTACTGCCTCACTAACTGCAGTTTTAACATCATTAATCTCCTCAATGGTCGGGTCTATCCTGGAAACAAAAGCAGCCACAACAACCCGACAAAAGGATTCATTTTGAGAATTACTGGATACTTTTAATTCCATATAGTTATTAGTTGTAGTCATATTCTCTCCCCTCTCTCCTTATAATTTTTCATCAACCTCAGATAATGAGTCATAACATTTAACTAACTTTAATAAACCAGAAAATTTAGCGATTTTGGTCACCTGAGAATTCATGCCACTGACAATGACTTGTCCATTAAGTGATGAAACTTTTTTATAGCGTCCTAGAATCACTCCTACTCCGGAACTATCCATAAATTGTAATTGAGACATGTCCAAAATTAGCTCATCAAAAATTCCCTTATTGAGTTCATTATCAATTACATCCCTAAAGTATTCAGATGAATGATGGTCTAATTCACCGCTCATCTTTACAATTAACTTGTTTCCCCGTTTTTTTAATTCCATTTCCATATATTCCCCTCCCAAAGGTATAGTAATTAAATTACAACGTTTTCAGGTAAAGTTTTGTTCTACTCCTGTAAAGAAAACTCCTTCCATAAGAGGAAAAATTGCACAAAGTGCAATTTTTCCTCATTTTTCGCCAGTCCAAAAACTCATCCAATTTTTAATTAATCTAGAAAAGTGGTCTGTTATCCCTGCTTCCTTAACATCTTCACCTGCAATTAAAGCCACTTGGGATTCCTTATTCCCATATGAAATTTGATATTCACCAACTTTATCACCTTCAACTATGGGAGGGGAAAGATCATCAGGAATTTGATGTTCTTCTTCTATTTCAATTTCATCTGATTCCTCAGTCACCGCAACGAGTTCTTCCTTAACTAATAATGGAAGATACTCTTGATCACCTTTGTTAATTTTTACTCTGGCAACCAAATCCCCTTTTTCAAGGATTGTATTTGTTTGATAATTAGCAAAACCATAATCCAGCAGGTTCATAGCTTCTTCAAATCTTCCATCTGAATCCTCATGACTCATGATAATTGCTATATAACGTTCACCGTTTTGTTTTGCTGTCGCAGTAATGGAGTGTTTGGATTCTTCAGTAAATCCGGTCTTAAATCCATCACAGCCAGGGTATTGATTAACTAATCTGTTGGTATTACTCAAAAAAATTCCCTCTTCATCATCTTCAACCACTTTTTTGCCCTGTAAGAAATCTTCAATTAGCCAAATTTCAAGCCAATCGTGAATTTCTTCATATTTTCCCAGTTCAGACGCCATAATAAATATATCCTCGGCTGTGGTTACATGTTCGTCATGATGGAGGCCATGGGGATTTTCAAAATTAGTGTTTTTCATTCCTAGTTCTCTAGCTTTATCATTCATTTCATCTACGAAATTATCTACAGTACCAGAGATATGCTTAGCTATTGCAATTGAAGCATCGTTTGCCGAACCAACTGCTATGGCTGTTATTAGATCATCTACCGTTATTTTTTCACCTTGTTGCAAAAATATTGTGGTACCGGGAATGTCTTCGGCTTCTCTAGGAACAATAACTTCTTCTTCCAAAGCTATTTGCTCATTTTCTAAAGCTTCCATAGTCAGCAGCAATGTCATTATTTTAGTTATACTAGCTGGATATACTTGTTCCTGTTTATCTTGTTCTAAGAGAATCTCACCCGATTTCGGTTCACCTAAAAGATAGACAGGTGCCTCTAATTCGTCTTCCGGACTTGTTTTTGCAGTTGATCCTTGAAAAACTAAACTTATTGCTAAAAATAAAACTAAAACTAAACTAATTTTCCTGACCAACTTAGTTACCCCCTTGAAATGTCGTAAATGGTTGATCGGTTTGTGAATTTAACTTGTTACTAATTCTCTAATATTTGTTATCTATAGTGTGGAAAAAATACCGAAAAAAAATGCGCAAAAAAAATAAAAGGTCTCTGGTAATTGAGACCTTTTATTACAAGTTATAACATGAAAATTCTGATGATTTTGTTGTATGGTATCAATTTAAATGCTATCTAATTCACCTGGATTTGTATTTTCAGTTATCATGCCATAAATAAGTGACTTTCCTGAAGCACTTTCTGAAATATCAAAAGCATCTTCTAGAATAGGTGCGGCTTGTAATAATTTATCTTCATCGTTATACCATATTTTTGCTAATTCATCACCTGTACTAACTTCATCACCTAGTTTTTTATTTAATTCTATCCCAACGGATAAGTCAATTTTATCTTCTTTGGTTGCCCTGCCAGCTCCTAAATTTACACTGGCTAGTCCTACTTTTTTAGCATCTAAATTTGTAATAAATCCAGATTTATCTGCTGTTAATATTTTATAGTGCTTGGCTTGAGGCAGATTTTCTGTATTATGTATACCTGATGTATCTCCATTCTGAGCCTTTACTAATTGCTCGAGCTTAGCTAAAGCCTCTCCACTGTTTATTTTATTTGATAATAACTTTTTGCCTTCTGTAACTGTGGTAACTTTTTCGGCCATATTCAATAAGATGGCTCCTAAATTGAGACATAATTCTTTAAAATCTTCTGGTCCATTGCCCTTCAATGTAGCGATGGCTTCTTGTACTTCTAAGGAATTTCCAACCTTTCTTCCCAAAGGCTGGTTCATATCACTAATCACTGCCACCGTTTTTCTTCCTAAATTTTTGCCGATATTAACCATCTCATGTCCGAGGGCAGTTGCATCTTCAAGATTCTCCATAAAAGCCCCTTTGCCTACTTTTACATCCAATACAATCATATTGGTACCAGCTGCAAGTTTTTTACTCATTATTGAGCTTGCTATTAACGGAATTGAATCTACAGTAGCAGTTACATCTCTTAACGAATAAATTTTGCCATCAGCTGGAGCCAGCTGTTTTGTTTGCCCCACAATAGCTAGGTTATGCTTTTGTACCTGTTCAATAAAGTTTTCCATTGACAGTTCAGGGGTAAAACCCAAAAATGCTTCTAATTTGTCAATGGTTCCACCAGAATGACCTAGACCTCTACCAGACATCTTTGCCACGTTGAGATCTGCTGATGCTACCAGAGGAGCAAGTGCAAGTGTAGTTTTATCCCCTACTCCACCAGTACTGTGTTTGTCAACCTTGATACCGGAAATCCTGCTAAGATCTAAAACTTCACCTGAGTGTACCATAGATTTAGTTAATTGGGCAGTTTCTTGGCTATTCAATCCCTGTAAAAAAGCTGCCATTAAAAAGGATGACATCTGATAGTCAGGTATTTCACCCCTAGTATATCCTTGTACTAAAAAGTCGATTTCACTAGAAGATAATTCTCCACCTTCACGTTTTTTTACAATGACTTCATAAGCTCGCATTCTAAGGCCTCCCTGTAATAACGCCATCTCAAGTAGTTTGAATATTTCCTTTAATAGCAGTTGTTATAGTAAATTTACATTGATGCTAACACTTTTCTTACTAAACTCTGAAATTCGCCCCGAACTCTAGTTGTAACTTCTTCAACTTCTTTATGAGTTAAACGTTTATCTTGAATTCCTGCAGCCATATTCGTTATACATGAAATCCCTAATACATTCATATTACCGTGATTGGCGGCTATCACTTCTGGCACTGTAGACATACCCACTGCACTTGCTCCTATGGTTCGAGCCATTTTGATCTCAGCAGGAGTTTCATAAGAGGGACCAGGTACTCCTAAATATACGCCTTCATAAAGTCCTATGTCCAGTTCATTGGCGGCTTGTTTAGCTACTTCTCGTAATTCAGGGTCATAGGCATAGGTCATATCTGGGAAGCGGGTTCCTAGCCGATCATCATTTTTTCCTCTCAAGGGATTTGCGCCAAAAAAGTTAATATGATCGGTAATTAACATCAAACCTCCCACTGAAAAATTCAAATCAATTCCACCTGCTGCGTTTGTTACTATCAGTTTGTCTATTCCCATATTTTGCATTACACGAACTGGAAATGTCACTTCTTTCAAATCATATCCTTCATAGTAATGAAATCTACCCTGCATAGCCATGACCGTTTTGCTCTCAAGTTTACCTATTGCTAACCTCCCCTTATGCCCTTTAACTGTAGATTCGGGAAAATGAGGGATATCTTGGTATGGTATATAGTTAACATTTTCAATTTCGTCAGCTAAACTTCCCAAACCTGACCCTAAAATCAAACCAATTGATGGAACTTCATCACACTGATTCAATATATACTCCTTAGCTTCTGTTATTTTATGAAAATCCATATTAAAAACCTCCTTTATATAGAAATATAGAAATCTTTATCTAAAATTTAGCTGATCTTTAAAGCTGCTACCATGGGCAGTTGCACCAACGTTAAGTAAGTCAGTAATTGTTTGGCCCATATCAGCAAAACTTGATCTTGTTCCTATGGAAGTTGGATTTTCCAGTTTGTGATTATAAATTAAAATTGGTACATATTCTCTGGTATGATCTGTACCAGGATGTAATGGGTCACAACCGTGATCAGCCGTGATGATTAAGATATCATCATCATTTAAACTCGCTAAGATATTAGGTAAACTATTATCAAATTCAAATAAAGCTTTGTAATAACCTTCTGGGTCATTTCTGTGTCCATAGAGCATATCAAAATCCACTAGATTTGTCATAATTAGACCTTGATTATTTTCATTAAGCAATTCAGTTGTTTTATCGATACCATCAGCATTACTTTTAGTTGGATAAGTTTCAGTAAGCCCTTTATTAGCATATATATCCTTTACTTTGCCAATCCCAACTACGTCATAACCTTGTTCTTTAATTAAGTCAAGCATATTACCTTCTGGTGGTGCTAGGGAGAAATCTCTACGATTTTCCGTTCTGGTATAATCCGGAAATTTTCCAACAAAAGGTCTAGCAATGACTCTGCCTACCCCGTGTTCTCCAGTTAGTAATTCACGAGCAATTTCACAGATATCATACAATTTTTGAGGAGGTATGATTTCTTCATGAGCAGCTATTTGAAAAACACTGTCAGCAGATGTATAAACTATAGGATACCCGGTGTCTTCATGCTCTTTGCCTAGTTCTTTAATAATAGCAGTACCCGAAGCAGGATAATTTCCTAAAGTTTTTTTCCCAATTTGATTTTCAAATTGTTCTATTAACTCTGATGGAAAACCTTCAGGATATACGGGGAAAGGACGATCTAATACGTTTCCGGCTAGTTCCCAATGTCCTGTAGTTGTATCTTTACCAGGAGATTGTTCCATCATTTTACCATAATATCCCAAAGGATCCTCCAAGGCCTCCAATCCTTTAAAATTAACAATATTCCCGAGACCTAGATTATGTAAATTTGGTAAATAAAATCCCGATACGTTATCGGCGATATGTTTTAAGGTATTACTACCTTCATCGCCATATTTAGATGCATCTGGTAAAGCGCCAATTCCCAGACTGTCAAGAACAAGGACAATAACTCTGTTTACTTGCACTAGTAAATACCTCCTTCTCCAGGCTTTAAGCCCTGGGATGAGATTTTGAATAAACGTCCTTTAGGCGTTGTTTTGTTAAGTGAGTATATATCTGTGTAGTAGAAATATCTGAATGTCCCAACATTTCTTGAACTGCTCTTAAATCAGCTCCATTTTCAAGTAAATGTGTGGCAAATGAATGTCTAAGTGTATGAGGTGTGATTTTTTGTTTAATCCCAATTTTTTCAGCATATTTTTTTAATATTTTCCAAAAGCCTTGTCGAGATAATCTTT encodes the following:
- a CDS encoding acyl-CoA dehydratase activase-related protein; amino-acid sequence: MKITFPHMGSLFLPMMSLFKSLGFEVIPPPPITQKTIELGSKYSPEFACFPLKINVGNFIEAFEQGADTIAMLGGVGPCRFGYYAVVEKQILESLNYNFDIIVVDPPAAGNFNKTIKDLGKLRNNNDWKTIIHALRTTFHKIKILDDLNKLLNYVRPRTNMHKDVDYLENQFKEKIVDFQNVSALNEGYQTTRTELLKLVNKDNNPVKVALVGEIFMIIENTANMEIEKVLGQYGVEVERGIYLSDWIRDNIILGPFGLNRSNSVIKEARPYIKRFVGGHGQESIGEAVLKAKEGCSGIVHLFPFTCTPEIIAQGIMNKVSHDYDIPVLTVILDEHKGFAGLNTRLEAFCDLLINQNNTNQKSKVEQPL
- a CDS encoding acyl-CoA dehydratase activase-related protein, whose protein sequence is MNIGIPRALLYYDYFPFWKTFFESLGHKVHISKKTNKEILNKGVKTAVDDVCLPVKVYFGHVLDLVGNVDRVFMPRVVSVDKNTFYCPKLFALSDILISSNTISPESIIDIEINFKKGNWHFAKQLMYLSDLLQSPKYQLWSAFQKAKKNQSIYTNKLKEGQLPSELLSQSIDKNRREILERAPEMRIGVFGHTYNVNDDFINMGLINYLSDCNIKAITCEMYTREELKNGLSLLYKPTFWTFGEEILGAVLRQVETREVDGIIIPVAFGCGPDSLIIEICERECAKHNIPLLILTLDEHTGKSGVITRLEAFIDMLRRRKQAI
- the spoVAE gene encoding stage V sporulation protein AE, which encodes MGSYLTAFFVGGLFCIVGQLLLDLTRMTPAHVLVTFVVGGGIASGLNLYEPLIEFAGAGAFIPIASFGNSLVQGAIAEAARFGVIGVLTGMFELTSTGITAAIIFGFFMALIFDPKG
- the spoVAD gene encoding stage V sporulation protein AD, with the protein product MSSHAARKKIGQQTSYLQYSPTIKGTGTVVGPKEGNGPLAINFHEITQDELLGMSSWEQAESEFLYRACQHALGNAKLDLNQIDYLFSGDLLNQTVSSNLVAKKLQIPYFGLFGACSTMAEGLLLSSIMVDGGMASNVLTATSSHNKGLERQFRFPTEYGGQRPPYAQWTVSGGGAAIISHQGNGPYVSYVTPGKVMDWGVSDAYDLGSAMAPAAYDTLKQHLSDTGQNVTDYDMIVTGDLGIQGTTMFKELCENDGINVQDNHYDCGVMIFDSNQDVHAGASGCACSAVVTYSYIYNLFQNNKINRALVMATGALHNPQIVQQNITIPTICHAVALEQQKIGDSNG
- the spoVAC gene encoding stage V sporulation protein AC produces the protein MIMDKRIQQNYSQLAKEKHPKPPLLKNVLNAFVVGGLICVLGQAIYNLYMYIGYSQEDAVDPAVATIIFLAALATGLGVFDKIAKFAGAGTAVPVTGFANSITSSALEFKREGYVLGVASKMFILAGSVIVYGVVTAFIIGLISAII
- a CDS encoding dodecin family protein, whose protein sequence is MDTVKVVELVGESTESWEQAIENAVHEASKTIDNIAGVEVYNMTADVDNGRLVEYKANVKVAFGIKK
- a CDS encoding sigma-70 family RNA polymerase sigma factor — protein: MRANTHKYHKATDNTIELIKKWQQKGDREARKIIIEENINLVKSVVKRFVGSGIEEEDLTQLGLMGLIKAIDKFDYRKEVRFSTYAVPLIIGEIKTFLRDDHPIKVSRNLKELFNRSKEVKRWLTLKLRREPTISEVADELEVSKEELATAEEANQELISLDKPVSDEHNHESEKALIDTIPDNSFDAKIHNELTIQELLKKLDQKKRRLIVLRYFLEKSQQETGVILGMSQVQVSRMERRILNNLQRDLIDN
- the spoIIAB gene encoding anti-sigma F factor; translated protein: MTTTNNYMELKVSSNSQNESFCRVVVAAFVSRIDPTIEEINDVKTAVSEAVTNSTIHGYPDEIGEIKIIAKIEDDELFLEIQDYGVGISNLNKVKEPLYTTRPELERSGMGFTIMENFMDSVEITSNLNQGTTVRMKKKFSSSIKE
- the spoIIAA gene encoding anti-sigma F factor antagonist; translation: MEMELKKRGNKLIVKMSGELDHHSSEYFRDVIDNELNKGIFDELILDMSQLQFMDSSGVGVILGRYKKVSSLNGQVIVSGMNSQVTKIAKFSGLLKLVKCYDSLSEVDEKL
- a CDS encoding D-alanyl-D-alanine carboxypeptidase family protein, whose translation is MVRKISLVLVLFLAISLVFQGSTAKTSPEDELEAPVYLLGEPKSGEILLEQDKQEQVYPASITKIMTLLLTMEALENEQIALEEEVIVPREAEDIPGTTIFLQQGEKITVDDLITAIAVGSANDASIAIAKHISGTVDNFVDEMNDKARELGMKNTNFENPHGLHHDEHVTTAEDIFIMASELGKYEEIHDWLEIWLIEDFLQGKKVVEDDEEGIFLSNTNRLVNQYPGCDGFKTGFTEESKHSITATAKQNGERYIAIIMSHEDSDGRFEEAMNLLDYGFANYQTNTILEKGDLVARVKINKGDQEYLPLLVKEELVAVTEESDEIEIEEEHQIPDDLSPPIVEGDKVGEYQISYGNKESQVALIAGEDVKEAGITDHFSRLIKNWMSFWTGEK
- a CDS encoding pyrimidine-nucleoside phosphorylase, whose amino-acid sequence is MRAYEVIVKKREGGELSSSEIDFLVQGYTRGEIPDYQMSSFLMAAFLQGLNSQETAQLTKSMVHSGEVLDLSRISGIKVDKHSTGGVGDKTTLALAPLVASADLNVAKMSGRGLGHSGGTIDKLEAFLGFTPELSMENFIEQVQKHNLAIVGQTKQLAPADGKIYSLRDVTATVDSIPLIASSIMSKKLAAGTNMIVLDVKVGKGAFMENLEDATALGHEMVNIGKNLGRKTVAVISDMNQPLGRKVGNSLEVQEAIATLKGNGPEDFKELCLNLGAILLNMAEKVTTVTEGKKLLSNKINSGEALAKLEQLVKAQNGDTSGIHNTENLPQAKHYKILTADKSGFITNLDAKKVGLASVNLGAGRATKEDKIDLSVGIELNKKLGDEVSTGDELAKIWYNDEDKLLQAAPILEDAFDISESASGKSLIYGMITENTNPGELDSI
- a CDS encoding purine-nucleoside phosphorylase, which produces MDFHKITEAKEYILNQCDEVPSIGLILGSGLGSLADEIENVNYIPYQDIPHFPESTVKGHKGRLAIGKLESKTVMAMQGRFHYYEGYDLKEVTFPVRVMQNMGIDKLIVTNAAGGIDLNFSVGGLMLITDHINFFGANPLRGKNDDRLGTRFPDMTYAYDPELREVAKQAANELDIGLYEGVYLGVPGPSYETPAEIKMARTIGASAVGMSTVPEVIAANHGNMNVLGISCITNMAAGIQDKRLTHKEVEEVTTRVRGEFQSLVRKVLASM
- a CDS encoding phosphopentomutase, coding for MQVNRVIVLVLDSLGIGALPDASKYGDEGSNTLKHIADNVSGFYLPNLHNLGLGNIVNFKGLEALEDPLGYYGKMMEQSPGKDTTTGHWELAGNVLDRPFPVYPEGFPSELIEQFENQIGKKTLGNYPASGTAIIKELGKEHEDTGYPIVYTSADSVFQIAAHEEIIPPQKLYDICEIARELLTGEHGVGRVIARPFVGKFPDYTRTENRRDFSLAPPEGNMLDLIKEQGYDVVGIGKVKDIYANKGLTETYPTKSNADGIDKTTELLNENNQGLIMTNLVDFDMLYGHRNDPEGYYKALFEFDNSLPNILASLNDDDILIITADHGCDPLHPGTDHTREYVPILIYNHKLENPTSIGTRSSFADMGQTITDLLNVGATAHGSSFKDQLNFR